A region of the Flavobacteriaceae bacterium MAR_2010_188 genome:
TTGCAGTGGCAAAAATGTTGATGGTCTCATTGGCCTGAGAACTTAGTAAATGTGCTCCCAAGATTTCATTGGTTCTTGCATTGACCAAAATCTTATAAGCATAAATATCTTCATTTTGTTTTTCGGCATTAAACCAATCAGATGCATCTCCTTGATAGATTTTTACGTCCTTAAATTTGCTGACTGCCTGTTCTTCTGAATAACCAACCGTAGAAATATTTGGATTGGTAAAAACCACTGAAGGCACGCAGGGAACATCAAATACTTTAGACTTAGGCTTTAAGATATTGTTACCTACAATGTATCCCTGTAGACCAGACAAAGGTGTTAAAGGCAATGATTTGTTTGAAACATCGCCGCAGGCAAAGACTTTTGGATTAGAATCGCTTTGTAGATATTCGTTTACCACAATTCCTTTCTCGCTACTTTCTACCTTGGCGTTTTCTAACTTTAAATCTGAAATCGAAGCAACCCTACCCGCAGTATTAAAAACCATGCTCGAAATGATTTCCTTGCTCTTCCCCTTTTGTTGGTAAGTAGTTCTATAATTTTTTTGAAGTTTTTCTACCGACTCTGCGTTGGCATTAAATATGAATTCGACGCCAGAATCTTCTAGCTTCTTGACTAATTTTTCAACCAGAAATTGGTCAAAGTTTGAAAGAGCCTCGCCACCGATTTCTAAAATACTTACCTTACAACCTAGGGTCGCAAGCATATAGGTAAACTCCATTGCCACATAGCCAGAGCCAATAAACAGGGCACTTTCAGGAATTTCTTTAAGATTTAGGATGTCGTCGCTAATCTTACAATGCTCACTTCCATTAATTTGAAGGTCTCTCGGAACATTGCCAGTTGCAATGACGAAATTATCTGCGGTAATGGTTTTACCTTCTACCAAAATTTCGTTTTCAGATTGAAAAATCGGAGACTGATGGTACATATCGATATTGAGAGCCTTAAGATTCTTTTCTGTATTTATCGGTACTTGAGCGATAAACTGGGACTTAAATTTCTGCACCATTTCCCAATCTATTGATGGAAGTGCGGCAACACCTAAGTTTTTAAGATTTTTTGAAGTATGCATTAAATCGGCGAACTGAAGCAATACTTTTTTTGGGTCGCAGCCTCGGTTAGAACAAGTCCCGCCGTACTCCCTATTGTCCGCAATAGCCACCGACATCTTATTTTCCCGACATATTTTTGCTGCCGTTTGGCCAGCAATACCGCTTCCTATAACAAATACATCGTAATGCTTTTTCTCCATCCTTATTTAATCTCTAGAGGTAATTAGTTGCCATTGCCAGCAACCACAATGACAATTTCTCCTTTTGGGGGTTTGTCGGTGTAGTGTTGAAGAACTTGCGCTGCCGTTCCTCTTATGGTCTCTTCGTACATTTTGGTAAGTTCCCGGGACACTGATAGCTCTCGGTCTTCACCAAAATATTCGCAAAAGTTGGTCAAGGTCTTTATAAGTTTATGTGGACTTTCATAAAAAACCATGGTTCTGTTTTCTTCTGTCAGGAATTTTAATCTGGTTTGTCTTCCTTTTTTAACTGGTAAAAAACCTTCAAAAATAAATTTATCGTTGGGTAGACCGCTGTTTACAAGAGCCGGAACAAAAGCGGTCGCACCAGGAAGGCAATCTACTTCTACCCCAATTTCGATGCATTTTTTTACCAAAAGAAATCCAGGATCCGAAATCGCCGGGGTGCCTGCGTCGGTTATCAACGCCATGGCAGTGCCACTTGCAATTTGTTGCGCCAAATTATCTACCGTTTTATGTTCGTTATGCATGTGGTGCGAACGCATCTGGGTAGAAATTTCGTAATGTTTTAGGAGCTTTCCAGAAGTTCGGGTGTCTTCTGCCAGGATTAAATCTACTGAGTTTAGAACCTCAACCGCCCTAAAGGTCATGTCCTTTAGGTTGCCAATAGGTGTCGGCACCACGTAGAGTTTAGCCATGTGTTAGCGATTGAACGATTTGTCTGAGCTCTTTTTGCCTTAGCAAAAAAGCGAGTCGTGAAAGCGCGACCGAGCGCAGCGAGGAAACACCCAAATCAGTCAAATTTACTTTCTATGATTTCCAAAAAACGCTGTTCTAAATCTTCTTTGCCTTTCCAATTATTATAATCTGGCTTTACCTGATTTTGAATTAGTCGGTGGGCTTGATCGAAGTTTTCGGCCGTGTTTAACTGGGAAAGAACGCGATCATAATCTTCTCTCTTTCCGTTGAACAAATGTTTTATAAATGCTAATTTATCGTTTAGGCCAATGTGAATACCACCGCCCTTAAATTTATCGTTGATGGAGCGTTTAAAGTTTGGGTCCTTTTCAGTTTTTGAAGTGTGTACCGGATCAAATTCTGGCATCTCCTTAAAGTCTTCGGTAAGGCTATCAAAATCTGATTTTGGTTGCTGGGTCAGTATTCTTTTTTCTACCAATACGTCTACCTGCTGGGTTTCTTGTGGCATTTGCGCCACGATATCCTTAATCTTTTCCATGACCGGCTCCATAATATCATCTTCCTCTACATCGTCCAGGTTTATGTAAATCCTGTCTTCAACCTCGATAGTATCGCTAAATTTATTGTTGAAAGCGGTGTCTAACATCCCGAAAAATGAGGAGTTGCTCCCGAAACCAGGAACCTCACTATCAAAATTCTCTTCGGCAAATTTTAAAACTGAAAGTTTTTCGTAAAGGACCGCTACCTCGGCGTGCATCTGGGTTACATCTCCCTTACCCTTCATTTTCAAAATTCTCTCGGCAATCTCTATAATGTCTTTTTGTAGCTTCTTTTTCATCTTGTCTTTTTTATGAATTTAATATACGGATATCAAATTCGGTTGGGGCAAATTATTTTGGGCACAAATTACCTCTAGAGTCCCTTAAAATTATAACTTTTAATTTTTATTTTAAGTTAGGTATATGAATTTGGTTAAATTTACGCCACCATGATAAAAACGGGTTTTTCGCCGTATTTAGTGCTAAAATTACAAAATGTTTCTCGAAAATACTGTTAACCATAAAGAACAATTCGGCTGGATCGAGGTAATCTGTGGTTCCATGTTTTCTGGTAAAACAGAAGAATTGATACGTCGTCTAAAACGTGCTCAATTTGCTAGACAAAAGGTCGAGATTTTTAAACCTGCCCTAGATGTGCGCTACGATGAAGACATGGTAGTCTCTCATGATAGCAACCAAATTAGGTCTACGCCGGTACCTGCCGCGGCTAATATTCCGATTTTGGCGGACAGCTGCGATGTGGTTGGTATTGACGAGGCGCAATTCTTTGATGATGAAATAGTTAGGGTCTGTAATGACCTTGCAAATAAAGGAGTTAGGGTCATCGTTGCTGGTTTAGACATGGATTTTAAAGGCAATCCTTTTGGCCCTATGCCAAATCTTATGGCGACTGCAGAATATGTTACAAAAGTACACGCCATTTGCACCAGAACAGGAAATCTTGCTCAGTACAGTTATAGAAAGTCTAGCAGCAATAATCTTATTTTGTTGGGGGAGGTAGAAGAATATGAACCGCTAAGCCGTGCTGCTTATTACAAAGCAATGGTGAGAGATAAGGTTAGGAATATGAAGGTTAACGACCCGGAAGAGGTGGTGGCTAAATCCAAAAATTCTAATGCCTAAAGCGCAAGAAACACTTCTCGAGATAGACCTAAGCGCTTTAGAGAAAAATTACCATTATTTAAAATCAAAGCTAAAACCAGACACCCAGTTTTTGGGAGTAGTAAAGGCGTTTGCTTATGGCAGTGATTCTGTCGCAATCGCTAAAAAGCTTCAAAAATTGGGGGCAGATTATCTCGCGGTCGCTTATTTTAGCGAAGGCGAGTTGCTAAGAAACAATGACATTATAAAACCGATTTTGGTTTTGCATCCCCAAGTTTCAAATTTTAAAAACCTCATTGAGCTCTGTCTCGAACCGAATATCTATAGCCTTAAAACACTCAAATCCTTTGTGGAAACCGCAGAAGCCGAAAAACAATTAAATTACCCGATTCATATTAAATTTAATACTGGTTTAAATCGTTTGGGATTCGTTGAAAATGAAATTGAAGAAATTTTTTCTATTCTGAAGAAGACTAACGCGGTAAAAGTGAAGTCTATCTTTTCGCATCTCGCCGCAAGCGAGGATTTGGCTGAAAGGGATTTTAGCGAAATGCAAATCAATAAGTTTAAAAAGTATTCTCAAAAACTTAAGGATAAGCTTGGCTACAGACCTATGTACCATATGCTTAATACTTCGGGGATTTTAAATTATCCTGAAGCACAATTTGATATGGTCCGCA
Encoded here:
- a CDS encoding glutathione reductase (NADPH), with protein sequence MEKKHYDVFVIGSGIAGQTAAKICRENKMSVAIADNREYGGTCSNRGCDPKKVLLQFADLMHTSKNLKNLGVAALPSIDWEMVQKFKSQFIAQVPINTEKNLKALNIDMYHQSPIFQSENEILVEGKTITADNFVIATGNVPRDLQINGSEHCKISDDILNLKEIPESALFIGSGYVAMEFTYMLATLGCKVSILEIGGEALSNFDQFLVEKLVKKLEDSGVEFIFNANAESVEKLQKNYRTTYQQKGKSKEIISSMVFNTAGRVASISDLKLENAKVESSEKGIVVNEYLQSDSNPKVFACGDVSNKSLPLTPLSGLQGYIVGNNILKPKSKVFDVPCVPSVVFTNPNISTVGYSEEQAVSKFKDVKIYQGDASDWFNAEKQNEDIYAYKILVNARTNEILGAHLLSSQANETINIFATAISQKMTTDQFKKLIFTYPSYSQDLKKMLSDD
- a CDS encoding 16S rRNA (cytidine1402-2'-O)-methyltransferase, translated to MAKLYVVPTPIGNLKDMTFRAVEVLNSVDLILAEDTRTSGKLLKHYEISTQMRSHHMHNEHKTVDNLAQQIASGTAMALITDAGTPAISDPGFLLVKKCIEIGVEVDCLPGATAFVPALVNSGLPNDKFIFEGFLPVKKGRQTRLKFLTEENRTMVFYESPHKLIKTLTNFCEYFGEDRELSVSRELTKMYEETIRGTAAQVLQHYTDKPPKGEIVIVVAGNGN
- a CDS encoding thymidine kinase — its product is MFLENTVNHKEQFGWIEVICGSMFSGKTEELIRRLKRAQFARQKVEIFKPALDVRYDEDMVVSHDSNQIRSTPVPAAANIPILADSCDVVGIDEAQFFDDEIVRVCNDLANKGVRVIVAGLDMDFKGNPFGPMPNLMATAEYVTKVHAICTRTGNLAQYSYRKSSSNNLILLGEVEEYEPLSRAAYYKAMVRDKVRNMKVNDPEEVVAKSKNSNA
- a CDS encoding alanine racemase, which codes for MPKAQETLLEIDLSALEKNYHYLKSKLKPDTQFLGVVKAFAYGSDSVAIAKKLQKLGADYLAVAYFSEGELLRNNDIIKPILVLHPQVSNFKNLIELCLEPNIYSLKTLKSFVETAEAEKQLNYPIHIKFNTGLNRLGFVENEIEEIFSILKKTNAVKVKSIFSHLAASEDLAERDFSEMQINKFKKYSQKLKDKLGYRPMYHMLNTSGILNYPEAQFDMVRSGIGLYGFGNSDEYKGKLIPIATLKSVISQKHHIEKDQTIGYNRAFKSEASMTTATIPIGHADGIGRQYGNKKGYVVINKEKAFIVGNVCMDMIMVDVTNIECEEGDEVVVFGKDYNASDFASTAKTISYEILTAISQRVKRKIIE